In Myxococcus stipitatus, the following are encoded in one genomic region:
- a CDS encoding transglutaminase domain-containing protein encodes MSPSLALLVLALAASPVSPGRGTEGPPRGESARYVFSWRGVPVGTVTLTLEAGRFTYLSQHLHTRGTSHGERRREVTLEVDASGRLSGGTGVPQALWLWRGPPAPGCVVGREELSGREGPHCATGGMAPWVEGTLLGVPFRARYGVGGRMEVLEVGESRFTEAAPGERLRAPPDFFSRGLPVEGAQGALALVPAVEVPSRLEGMTPWSRSAARALAARVHAAFPEKGPGDSDWREGGEGEAGGCLAHALRFAAEARAKGVKVALVHGLLVVDGGPARPHAWVRVALVEGGTLDLDPTSMDAVRPDTHLPLALEDARGPALEAGARWLALLRGAHRVVRAR; translated from the coding sequence GTGTCTCCCTCGCTCGCCCTCCTCGTCCTCGCCCTCGCCGCCAGCCCCGTGAGCCCAGGGAGGGGGACAGAGGGCCCTCCCAGGGGGGAGTCGGCGCGGTACGTCTTCTCCTGGCGCGGGGTGCCGGTGGGCACGGTGACCCTGACGCTCGAGGCCGGCCGCTTCACGTACCTGAGCCAGCACCTGCACACCCGGGGCACCAGCCACGGGGAGCGACGGCGCGAGGTGACGCTGGAGGTGGACGCCTCGGGCCGGCTCTCAGGGGGGACGGGGGTGCCCCAGGCGCTGTGGCTGTGGCGAGGGCCTCCCGCGCCGGGCTGCGTGGTGGGGCGCGAGGAGCTGTCCGGCCGCGAGGGCCCCCACTGCGCCACCGGAGGGATGGCCCCCTGGGTGGAGGGCACGCTGCTGGGTGTGCCCTTTCGCGCGCGCTACGGCGTGGGTGGGCGCATGGAGGTGCTGGAGGTGGGCGAGTCCCGCTTCACCGAGGCGGCCCCCGGAGAGCGCCTCCGCGCGCCGCCCGACTTCTTCTCGCGAGGCCTCCCCGTGGAGGGGGCGCAAGGGGCCCTGGCGCTGGTGCCGGCGGTGGAGGTCCCCTCTCGGCTCGAGGGGATGACCCCGTGGAGTCGGTCGGCCGCGAGGGCGTTGGCGGCGCGTGTGCACGCGGCGTTTCCGGAGAAGGGCCCGGGGGACTCGGACTGGCGCGAGGGCGGTGAGGGAGAGGCGGGCGGGTGCCTGGCGCACGCGCTGCGCTTCGCGGCGGAGGCTCGGGCGAAGGGCGTGAAGGTGGCCCTGGTGCACGGGCTCCTGGTGGTGGACGGCGGACCCGCCAGGCCTCACGCGTGGGTGCGCGTGGCGCTGGTGGAGGGCGGCACGCTGGACCTGGACCCCACGTCGATGGACGCGGTGCGGCCGGACACACACCTGCCGCTGGCGCTGGAGGATGCGCGAGGCCCCGCGCTGGAGGCGGGAGCGCGGTGGCTCGCGCTCCTGCGGGGGGCTCACCGCGTGGTCCGCGCGCGGTGA